In Paenibacillus phoenicis, one genomic interval encodes:
- a CDS encoding M23 family metallopeptidase, with the protein METGSLLRKRVIWWIVGSLGVTGVAALLLGFILVFALLGSLVTTSDASKMAGIEVPDTPEFDIPLFLLPIYIQAEQEHASWARLAAIHQVTTDFGVKKAKRSDTIGALGFPRSLWEGYRVDGDSDGKIDPDNPYDAIFSLANYLQLTAQNPDEALAVWFGSSEEVALVYRKEEEYAAMLSRSGTWLWPVAGYTTISSPFGYRVDPVTGEQGAFHAGVDIPAPRGTPVLAVQSGTVTQVIRGSTGYGNAILLQHANGLVSLYGHLTDIGVRQRQQVLQGEVIGWVGSTGKSTGPHLHLEIRVNRQKVDPLPYFRQLDEP; encoded by the coding sequence ATGGAAACGGGGAGCTTACTTAGAAAGCGAGTCATCTGGTGGATCGTCGGCAGCTTGGGCGTGACCGGCGTCGCGGCCCTATTGCTTGGTTTCATTCTTGTTTTTGCTTTGCTCGGGTCGCTGGTCACGACATCGGATGCCTCGAAAATGGCGGGCATTGAGGTACCGGACACTCCCGAATTCGATATTCCTTTATTCCTGCTGCCAATTTACATCCAGGCCGAACAAGAGCACGCCTCCTGGGCGCGGCTTGCGGCCATTCATCAGGTGACAACCGATTTTGGGGTGAAGAAAGCCAAACGAAGCGACACGATCGGAGCCTTAGGATTTCCGCGTTCATTGTGGGAGGGTTATCGCGTGGATGGGGACAGCGACGGGAAGATCGATCCGGATAATCCCTACGATGCGATTTTTTCATTGGCAAATTATTTGCAATTGACCGCCCAGAACCCGGATGAAGCGCTCGCTGTTTGGTTCGGAAGCAGCGAAGAGGTGGCGTTGGTGTATCGGAAAGAAGAGGAATATGCGGCCATGCTGTCCAGATCGGGAACGTGGCTATGGCCGGTGGCAGGGTACACGACGATTTCCAGTCCATTTGGTTATCGGGTAGATCCGGTTACGGGAGAGCAGGGAGCATTTCATGCAGGAGTCGATATTCCCGCGCCGCGGGGTACACCGGTGTTAGCCGTGCAAAGCGGAACGGTGACGCAAGTCATCCGCGGCAGCACCGGATACGGCAACGCGATTCTGTTGCAACATGCAAACGGTTTGGTCAGTTTGTATGGGCATTTGACGGACATTGGCGTACGTCAACGGCAACAGGTGCTGCAAGGCGAAGTGATTGGATGGGTGGGCAGTACGGGAAAATCAACCGGTCCTCACCTACATTTGGAAATTCGGGTGAACAGGCAAAAAGTGGATCCACTACCTTACTTCCGGCAATTGGATGAGCCATGA
- a CDS encoding SAF domain-containing protein, with translation MSLLYRYRKPIVIIAIGFSFVLLLVSTIFVLQHQAQQKRLQQQIRAHYEQQIEQLKTNEQQGKTRILVAARPIPAGKTLGNGDIQAVEVVHALVPSDSFKDPQMVVGKIAKIDLQSNTPLIASMLYEEGPIPRDLRMQEFNVIQLPTHLQKDQVVDVRINFPTGEDYIVLSKKKVRDLSGMIVRLEMNEPEILMASSAIIDAYLQGAKLYALPYIEPGLQEASIANYPANPKVLDLMDRDPNVLEKAKTELARQLRSRLDNNLKAMSDADKLRVVSGSVTVQQQLQNDRIVTQQGNAMEQSTEQQTAASEQTEQDGIPSSDDKPASTSEPTATEPASHPQQGTSESGATLLPKSPASDEQPTNSDKLDDVFNQPQVS, from the coding sequence ATGTCTTTACTATACCGTTACCGGAAACCGATCGTCATCATTGCGATCGGTTTTAGTTTTGTTTTGCTCCTAGTTTCCACCATATTTGTTCTCCAGCATCAAGCGCAGCAGAAACGGCTGCAACAACAGATCCGGGCTCATTACGAACAACAAATCGAGCAATTGAAAACGAACGAACAACAAGGCAAAACGCGAATCCTGGTGGCTGCAAGGCCGATCCCTGCGGGAAAGACGCTTGGAAATGGGGATATTCAGGCGGTGGAGGTTGTCCATGCCTTGGTGCCTTCGGACAGCTTCAAGGATCCGCAGATGGTGGTCGGAAAGATCGCCAAAATCGATCTGCAGTCGAATACGCCGCTCATCGCTTCCATGCTGTATGAAGAGGGGCCGATCCCAAGGGATTTGCGGATGCAAGAGTTTAATGTCATCCAACTGCCAACCCATTTACAGAAGGATCAGGTGGTCGATGTCCGGATCAACTTTCCGACCGGCGAGGACTATATCGTGCTGTCCAAAAAGAAGGTTCGAGACCTTTCGGGGATGATCGTCCGGCTGGAAATGAACGAGCCGGAAATCTTGATGGCTTCCAGCGCCATCATCGATGCGTATTTGCAAGGGGCCAAGCTGTACGCGCTCCCTTATATCGAACCGGGTCTGCAGGAAGCGTCAATCGCCAATTACCCCGCCAACCCGAAGGTGCTTGATCTGATGGACAGGGACCCGAACGTACTGGAAAAGGCCAAGACCGAACTCGCTCGCCAGTTGCGTAGTAGGCTGGATAACAATTTGAAGGCAATGAGCGATGCGGACAAACTGCGGGTGGTCAGCGGCAGCGTCACCGTTCAGCAGCAGTTGCAAAACGATCGGATCGTTACTCAACAAGGCAATGCGATGGAGCAATCGACGGAGCAACAAACTGCTGCGTCGGAACAAACGGAGCAGGACGGTATACCATCATCAGACGATAAGCCCGCGTCTACTTCTGAGCCGACAGCGACAGAACCGGCTTCCCATCCGCAGCAGGGTACATCCGAGTCCGGTGCGACCCTGCTCCCGAAGTCGCCCGCTTCCGACGAACAGCCGACCAACTCGGACAAGCTGGACGATGTCTTCAACCAGCCGCAGGTATCCTGA
- a CDS encoding DNA adenine methylase — MLKSPIRWQGGKYRLREDIIQRFPPHVVYAEVFGGGGWVLFGKERSKVEVYSDINAELVNFFRVIQEDWEGLAQRFEWALYARDEFERIMKRRDQERDPVTRAYDFYYRVYSHFGGKYNDADDWGYTRSKPAYDMSNVKQKFKVAHERLIGVYIENRSFEEVLARYDSADTFFYCDPPYLGLSGYLYKFDESDHRKLRELLGGIKGKFLLSINDHPTIREWYAPFVIEGVETRYSIAKQTKGRQPVKELFIMNYTPNLQTEG; from the coding sequence GTGCTGAAAAGTCCCATCAGGTGGCAAGGCGGCAAATACAGGCTGCGTGAAGATATTATCCAGCGCTTTCCACCGCATGTCGTTTATGCGGAAGTATTCGGGGGCGGGGGCTGGGTGCTCTTTGGCAAGGAACGATCCAAAGTGGAAGTTTATTCCGATATCAACGCGGAACTGGTCAATTTTTTTCGGGTGATTCAAGAAGATTGGGAAGGGCTTGCCCAACGGTTTGAGTGGGCACTCTATGCCCGTGATGAATTTGAACGTATCATGAAACGACGGGATCAGGAACGCGACCCGGTTACCCGAGCGTATGATTTTTACTACCGTGTCTACTCGCATTTTGGCGGGAAGTACAACGACGCCGACGATTGGGGGTACACACGAAGCAAGCCGGCATACGATATGTCCAACGTCAAACAAAAATTTAAAGTTGCTCATGAACGGCTGATTGGTGTTTATATCGAAAACCGATCTTTTGAAGAGGTACTCGCCCGGTACGATTCGGCGGATACCTTTTTTTATTGCGATCCCCCTTACTTGGGACTCTCCGGCTATCTGTACAAATTCGACGAATCCGATCACCGGAAGCTACGTGAGCTCTTGGGCGGCATTAAGGGCAAATTTTTGCTGAGTATTAACGACCATCCGACCATTCGGGAGTGGTACGCCCCTTTTGTAATTGAGGGCGTTGAAACCCGCTATTCCATTGCGAAGCAAACGAAAGGACGGCAGCCTGTGAAGGAACTGTTCATTATGAACTATACGCCTAATTTGCAAACGGAGGGATGA
- a CDS encoding AAA family ATPase: protein MRVALFRLSQRQMWVDRIRRSGYEVKFVHDPERITSEMSVVVVDAMVGKWKDYVRLVQGREVPVVLLVEDHSDWGEQQTKSLGIAGTVTAEEETNGLFSRFIPACETERDATAALSSLGRTLVFQTEEAPFLPLTEMETAESQSVSIDVPLSQRKARQRFEVEPSRPKALSARVVPAPAFLEMPENGSFPYELPQTDNQSKPADTSMGKKNGLETENIGNEPEPAFTLNEPELTPHISRTPPDLPSVVAVYAAKGGVGKTTLLLHLAARLSKEGLRACIFDLDPNGTVATFMRIQPKKTVVDLVRRIDDPKARRACLLQTKAGFSIVAAPLLPGQFLLQPEELQAILHFLKEETNVVLLDLPVSLDRLTRLALEQADQLMLITTDEPASLFNLDRVKPFLTGLRPTPELYLVWNRLKEPAPKLDWKGRLPWPIVLELPEDPTVYRSVRSGEWTLSSPSSPYHVQVGRLVDRWMGRETASLREKRGWLPRLASHLKSGR from the coding sequence TTGCGGGTCGCACTATTTCGTCTAAGTCAACGACAGATGTGGGTGGATCGGATTCGCCGGTCGGGCTACGAAGTCAAGTTTGTTCATGATCCCGAACGGATCACGTCGGAAATGAGCGTTGTCGTGGTAGATGCCATGGTCGGGAAATGGAAGGACTACGTACGGCTTGTCCAGGGAAGAGAAGTGCCGGTCGTGTTGCTAGTAGAAGACCATAGTGACTGGGGAGAGCAACAAACCAAATCGTTGGGGATTGCCGGAACGGTGACAGCGGAAGAAGAAACGAACGGGCTGTTTTCCCGGTTTATACCAGCGTGTGAAACCGAGCGGGATGCCACGGCTGCCCTTTCGAGCTTAGGAAGAACGCTTGTTTTTCAGACGGAAGAAGCGCCTTTCCTGCCACTTACGGAAATGGAGACGGCTGAATCGCAATCTGTATCCATTGATGTTCCGCTCTCGCAGCGAAAGGCGCGGCAACGGTTCGAAGTGGAACCATCTCGACCGAAAGCTTTATCCGCCAGGGTTGTTCCCGCCCCTGCTTTTCTGGAGATGCCGGAGAACGGCAGTTTTCCGTATGAGCTGCCACAGACGGACAACCAATCAAAACCAGCGGATACATCAATGGGGAAGAAGAACGGGCTTGAAACGGAGAACATTGGAAACGAACCGGAACCGGCCTTCACCCTAAACGAACCTGAATTGACGCCGCACATATCCCGAACACCTCCGGACCTGCCATCGGTTGTTGCTGTTTATGCTGCGAAAGGCGGCGTGGGAAAAACGACGCTTTTGCTCCATTTGGCCGCTCGATTATCGAAGGAAGGGCTTCGAGCTTGTATTTTCGACTTGGATCCGAACGGCACGGTCGCTACTTTCATGCGCATACAGCCGAAAAAAACGGTCGTCGACCTTGTACGCCGGATCGACGATCCGAAAGCCAGACGGGCCTGTCTTCTTCAAACGAAGGCGGGCTTTTCCATTGTCGCAGCGCCGCTCTTGCCAGGGCAATTCCTACTGCAACCGGAAGAGCTGCAGGCCATCCTCCACTTTTTGAAGGAAGAAACGAATGTTGTGCTGCTTGACCTGCCTGTTTCGTTGGACAGGCTGACCCGACTGGCCTTGGAGCAGGCAGACCAGTTGATGTTGATCACGACGGACGAGCCGGCCAGCCTGTTCAATTTGGATCGGGTGAAGCCGTTCCTAACCGGCCTTCGCCCGACACCGGAGTTGTATCTGGTATGGAACCGGCTGAAGGAGCCTGCTCCCAAACTAGATTGGAAAGGACGGCTGCCGTGGCCGATAGTACTGGAGTTGCCGGAAGATCCAACCGTTTACCGGTCCGTGCGAAGCGGGGAGTGGACCTTATCTTCCCCGAGCAGCCCTTATCATGTACAGGTGGGCCGGCTTGTGGATCGGTGGATGGGACGGGAAACGGCGTCGCTTCGTGAAAAACGAGGATGGTTACCTCGGTTGGCGTCACATCTCAAATCAGGAAGGTGA